A DNA window from Halorubrum sp. DM2 contains the following coding sequences:
- a CDS encoding aldehyde ferredoxin oxidoreductase family protein produces the protein MTEMGGYRDRVAQVDLGDSNVSYRGIDDEDAEKYIGARGLGVKYVFDKGPDVDPLGPENRLAFMTGPLTGTQTVMSGRIALVTKSPLTGTVTDSHHGGWSGARLKWAGLDGILLDGESDEPVYLFVEDGDVEVRDASHLWGQGVHDTIDQIGEEVDGKVGRNVSVMAIGQGGENQVRYGCVINEDDRASGRGGTGAVMGAKNVKAVVVKSGTDMPKPADPETFQEGYQQAMGVIRESDVTAPNEGGLSMYGTNVLMNATEEMDGLPAKNAKYTSTEAFSDAEGVDVQAERVSGENVRENILVDEPTCHSCPVACKKEVEVNVTHKGQDMNVRTESYEYESAWALGPNSGHDDRDEIAVMLQRCNDLGIDTIEAGNMMAMAMEMSEEGKLDGVGHLDWGDSETMIDLIEEIGHRSSDLGDLLAEGPERVADAKDAHGNKLSVKGQTMAAYDPRCMKGMGIAYATSNRGACHLRGYTPAAEILGIPEKVDPYEWEGKGELTATFQDLHAVSDSFDICKFSAFAEGIEEYVLQYNGMTGSDLSEDDLFEAGERVYNLERYYNNLVGFDGADDTLPNRFVEGHPDAIPGTGASEGELVELDQLKAEYYETRDWVDGVVPDEKLAELGIDIGPGTGVSAGDSAAPADD, from the coding sequence ATGACTGAAATGGGCGGCTACAGAGACCGTGTGGCACAGGTCGATCTCGGCGATAGCAACGTCAGCTACCGCGGGATCGACGATGAGGACGCGGAGAAGTACATCGGCGCGCGGGGGCTCGGCGTCAAGTACGTCTTCGACAAGGGTCCCGACGTGGACCCGCTGGGACCGGAGAACCGACTGGCGTTCATGACCGGCCCGCTGACGGGCACCCAGACCGTGATGAGCGGCCGGATCGCCCTGGTGACGAAGTCCCCGCTGACGGGCACCGTCACCGACTCGCACCACGGCGGCTGGTCCGGCGCGCGCCTCAAGTGGGCCGGGCTGGACGGGATCCTGCTCGACGGCGAGAGCGACGAGCCGGTGTACCTGTTCGTCGAGGACGGCGACGTCGAGGTACGCGACGCCTCGCACCTCTGGGGACAGGGCGTCCACGACACGATCGACCAGATCGGCGAGGAGGTCGACGGGAAGGTCGGCCGCAACGTCTCCGTGATGGCGATCGGACAGGGCGGCGAGAATCAGGTCCGGTACGGCTGCGTCATCAACGAGGACGACCGGGCCTCGGGCCGCGGCGGCACCGGTGCCGTGATGGGCGCGAAAAACGTCAAGGCGGTCGTCGTGAAGTCGGGGACCGACATGCCGAAGCCCGCCGACCCGGAGACGTTCCAGGAGGGCTACCAGCAGGCGATGGGGGTCATCCGGGAGTCCGACGTCACCGCGCCCAACGAGGGCGGGCTCTCGATGTACGGCACCAACGTCCTGATGAACGCGACCGAGGAGATGGACGGGCTCCCGGCGAAGAACGCGAAGTACACGTCCACGGAGGCGTTCAGCGACGCCGAGGGCGTCGACGTTCAGGCGGAGCGCGTCTCCGGCGAGAACGTCCGCGAGAACATCCTCGTCGACGAGCCGACCTGTCACTCCTGTCCGGTCGCGTGTAAGAAGGAGGTCGAGGTCAACGTCACCCACAAGGGCCAAGACATGAACGTCCGCACGGAGTCGTACGAGTACGAGTCCGCGTGGGCGCTTGGTCCGAACTCCGGCCACGACGACCGCGACGAGATCGCGGTCATGCTCCAGCGCTGTAACGACCTCGGCATCGACACCATCGAGGCCGGCAACATGATGGCGATGGCGATGGAGATGAGCGAGGAGGGCAAACTCGACGGCGTCGGCCACCTCGACTGGGGCGACTCCGAGACGATGATCGACCTCATCGAGGAGATCGGCCACCGCTCGTCGGACCTCGGCGACCTCCTCGCGGAGGGCCCCGAGCGCGTCGCCGACGCGAAGGACGCGCACGGCAACAAGCTCTCCGTGAAGGGCCAGACGATGGCCGCCTACGACCCGCGCTGTATGAAGGGCATGGGGATCGCGTACGCGACCTCAAACCGCGGTGCCTGCCACCTGCGCGGGTACACGCCGGCCGCCGAGATCCTCGGCATCCCGGAGAAGGTCGACCCGTACGAGTGGGAGGGGAAAGGCGAACTCACCGCCACCTTCCAGGACCTCCACGCCGTCTCGGACTCGTTCGACATCTGTAAGTTCAGCGCGTTCGCGGAGGGGATCGAGGAGTACGTGCTCCAGTACAACGGCATGACCGGCTCCGACCTCTCGGAGGACGACCTGTTCGAGGCGGGCGAGCGCGTCTACAACCTCGAACGCTACTACAACAACCTCGTCGGCTTCGACGGCGCGGACGACACGCTGCCGAACCGCTTCGTCGAGGGCCACCCCGACGCCATCCCCGGCACGGGCGCGAGCGAGGGCGAACTCGTCGAACTCGACCAGCTGAAGGCCGAGTACTACGAGACCCGCGACTGGGTCGACGGCGTCGTCCCCGACGAGAAGCTCGCCGAACTCGGCATCGACATCGGTCCCGGCACCGGCGTCTCCGCGGGCGACTCGGCGGCTCCCGCCGACGACTGA
- a CDS encoding AzlD domain-containing protein, translated as MLAIGAITYGIRLSFIHLFGRIDGVPTRVQRPLRYVPPAVLAALVLPELVTLRPSVAATLLDERLIAGIVAGAVAWRTENVFATIASGMLALWLFRFVVFA; from the coding sequence ATCCTCGCGATCGGCGCGATCACCTACGGCATCCGGCTCTCCTTCATCCACCTGTTCGGACGGATCGACGGGGTGCCGACGCGCGTCCAGCGCCCGCTGCGGTACGTGCCGCCCGCGGTGCTGGCGGCGCTCGTCCTCCCCGAACTGGTGACGCTGCGTCCGTCGGTCGCCGCGACGCTGCTCGACGAGCGGCTGATCGCGGGCATCGTCGCCGGCGCGGTCGCGTGGCGGACCGAGAACGTGTTCGCGACCATCGCGAGCGGGATGCTCGCGCTGTGGCTGTTCCGATTCGTCGTGTTCGCGTGA
- a CDS encoding AzlC family ABC transporter permease, whose translation MLGIAPFALVAGIAAVDAGLGLAEAVGMSVIVFAGASQLAALELLGENAPLAVVVGTAAVINLRMLMYSASIAPHFADYGRRLRAGLAYLLTDQAYALSVAEFDENPERSRWRYYLGAAASLWIVWQVGTVAGVVLGANVPDAWGLTFAVPLVFLALLVPAMKDRPTTVAGVAGGAVAVVATGLPLNLGLLAGALCGIAAGLATEVTAS comes from the coding sequence ATGCTCGGGATCGCGCCGTTCGCGCTTGTGGCCGGCATCGCCGCCGTCGACGCCGGACTCGGGCTGGCAGAGGCGGTCGGCATGTCCGTGATCGTGTTCGCGGGCGCGTCCCAGCTGGCGGCGCTGGAGCTGCTCGGCGAGAACGCCCCCCTCGCGGTCGTCGTCGGCACGGCCGCAGTGATCAACCTCCGAATGCTGATGTACTCGGCCTCCATCGCGCCCCACTTCGCCGACTACGGCCGTCGGCTCCGCGCGGGGCTCGCGTACCTGCTCACGGATCAGGCGTACGCGCTCTCCGTCGCCGAGTTCGACGAGAACCCCGAGCGCAGCCGGTGGCGCTACTACCTCGGCGCGGCCGCGTCGCTGTGGATCGTCTGGCAGGTCGGCACGGTCGCGGGCGTCGTCCTCGGCGCGAACGTGCCGGACGCATGGGGTCTCACCTTCGCGGTCCCGCTGGTGTTCCTCGCGCTCCTCGTCCCCGCGATGAAGGACCGGCCGACCACCGTCGCCGGCGTCGCGGGCGGCGCGGTCGCGGTCGTCGCGACCGGACTCCCGCTCAACCTCGGCCTGCTCGCCGGCGCGCTGTGCGGGATCGCGGCCGGGCTGGCGACGGAGGTGACGGCGTCGTGA
- a CDS encoding RNA methyltransferase — protein sequence MSGEEAASDRRKPVVVVVEPETPGNVGTIARAMKNFGLTDLKLVDPPELKEDGEAYGFAGHAREDVLPNAEEVTFDEVVANYHTVGTTAITGEDDRSHERFPFKTPVELRESLKTVDAQTAIVFGREGRGLNNEELSRLDEVCSIPADDDYPVLNLGQAATVLLYELRDLTVNETQLPDTEVTRAPEPDVERFHEFFDDFLASTGQRDHVREKNALLMRRLLGRAHPTEREIHTLLGTFRKANTKLEHADHLAAKYDEPVYPQEE from the coding sequence ATGAGCGGCGAGGAAGCGGCGAGCGACCGCCGGAAACCGGTCGTGGTCGTCGTCGAGCCGGAGACGCCGGGCAACGTCGGCACCATCGCGCGGGCGATGAAGAACTTCGGTCTCACCGACCTCAAGCTGGTCGACCCGCCGGAGCTGAAGGAGGACGGCGAGGCGTACGGCTTCGCCGGCCACGCCCGCGAGGACGTGTTGCCGAACGCCGAGGAGGTCACCTTCGACGAGGTCGTCGCGAACTACCACACGGTCGGCACCACCGCGATCACCGGGGAGGACGACCGCAGCCACGAGCGGTTCCCGTTCAAGACGCCCGTCGAACTGCGCGAGTCGCTGAAGACGGTCGACGCCCAGACCGCGATCGTCTTCGGCCGCGAGGGGCGCGGCCTCAACAACGAGGAGCTCTCGCGGCTCGACGAGGTATGTTCGATCCCGGCCGACGACGACTACCCCGTCCTCAACCTCGGGCAGGCCGCCACGGTGCTGCTGTACGAACTCCGCGATCTCACGGTGAACGAGACGCAGCTTCCCGACACCGAAGTGACACGCGCCCCCGAACCGGACGTGGAGCGCTTCCACGAGTTCTTCGACGACTTCCTCGCGTCGACGGGGCAGCGCGATCACGTCCGCGAGAAGAACGCGCTGCTGATGCGTCGGCTCCTCGGGCGGGCGCACCCGACGGAACGCGAGATACACACGCTGCTCGGCACCTTCCGCAAGGCGAACACGAAGCTGGAACACGCCGACCACCTCGCGGCGAAGTACGACGAGCCGGTCTACCCGCAGGAGGAATAG
- a CDS encoding DUF192 domain-containing protein, translating into MRRRRLLGLAAAATAGSAAGCLSGGPTENDGGGEGGEDGGRGDGSDGGDGGGIDWPTGTYADYETTTVTVESPEGDELGSVTAAIADTGPKRRLGLSDAEALPEDGGMLFTYGSPRDSLTYVMREMDFGIDIVYADGDRGIVEIHNALEPGPNEDGEQQRYPGSGQYVLEVPYEWTDRHGVEVGDLLAFTL; encoded by the coding sequence ATGCGACGGCGACGGCTCCTCGGACTGGCAGCGGCCGCGACCGCCGGGAGCGCGGCCGGGTGTCTGAGCGGTGGCCCGACGGAGAACGACGGGGGCGGGGAAGGCGGAGAGGACGGCGGTCGCGGAGACGGCTCGGACGGAGGCGACGGAGGCGGCATCGACTGGCCGACCGGCACATACGCCGACTACGAGACGACGACCGTGACAGTCGAGAGCCCGGAAGGCGACGAACTCGGATCGGTGACTGCGGCGATTGCGGACACGGGCCCGAAGCGGCGACTCGGCCTCAGCGACGCCGAGGCGCTCCCGGAGGACGGCGGCATGCTGTTCACCTACGGCTCGCCGCGCGACTCGCTCACCTACGTGATGCGCGAGATGGACTTCGGGATCGACATCGTCTACGCGGACGGCGACCGCGGGATCGTCGAGATCCACAACGCGCTCGAACCGGGTCCGAACGAGGACGGCGAGCAGCAGCGGTATCCCGGATCCGGACAGTACGTGCTGGAGGTTCCCTACGAGTGGACCGACCGACACGGCGTCGAGGTCGGCGACTTGCTGGCGTTCACGCTCTGA
- the folP gene encoding dihydropteroate synthase, protein MQNVDAAGLGIGDDHPPRIMGVLNVSAESPYDPSVYDDPGEAAAYVDEELIGEGADIVDVGLESANKDLDVLSAEQELDRLDTAVETLESTSGDAVWSIETRYHEVADEAISRGFDMINDICGFADPEMPRVCREHDVAVSKMASPPDLERPGAIEDVEEIYEALSMNGITDKTILDPAFGGWSAEKTHEDDRETFHRLREFRGYGRPLLVSINRKSFLRTIAGRSTEEALPVSLAATSMAVERGAHVIRTHDVAETRDAALVGAEFARDRYRSGRGSDGVAVEELDVTTVREAERHLDRIGAAGATQGDRSAAESAVMRTYELSGLDDPAVGALRAATAGPDPVAAAFALGDSDRERRETTASAADGGDGVAGDASAAGRRGLLIGTPSAVSAVRENVSGVSADLDAALDDIARHES, encoded by the coding sequence ATGCAAAACGTGGACGCCGCGGGGCTGGGAATCGGCGACGACCACCCGCCCCGGATCATGGGCGTGCTCAACGTCTCCGCGGAGTCGCCGTACGACCCTAGCGTGTACGACGACCCGGGCGAGGCCGCGGCGTACGTCGACGAGGAGCTGATCGGCGAGGGCGCGGACATCGTCGACGTCGGGCTGGAGTCGGCGAACAAGGACCTCGACGTGCTCTCGGCCGAACAGGAACTGGACCGGCTCGACACCGCGGTCGAGACGCTGGAGTCGACCTCGGGCGACGCCGTCTGGTCGATCGAGACGCGCTACCACGAGGTCGCCGACGAGGCGATCTCTCGGGGCTTCGACATGATCAACGACATCTGCGGGTTCGCCGACCCCGAGATGCCCCGCGTCTGCCGCGAACACGACGTGGCGGTCTCGAAGATGGCCTCGCCCCCGGATCTCGAACGACCGGGCGCGATCGAGGATGTCGAAGAGATCTACGAGGCGCTCTCGATGAACGGGATCACCGATAAGACGATCCTCGATCCCGCCTTCGGCGGCTGGTCGGCCGAGAAGACCCATGAGGACGACCGCGAGACGTTCCACCGGCTCCGCGAGTTCCGCGGGTACGGCCGCCCGCTGCTCGTCTCGATCAACCGCAAGAGCTTCCTCAGGACCATCGCGGGCCGCAGCACCGAGGAGGCGCTCCCCGTCTCCCTCGCCGCCACGTCGATGGCGGTCGAGCGCGGCGCGCACGTGATCCGCACCCACGACGTGGCCGAGACGCGCGACGCCGCGCTCGTCGGTGCCGAGTTCGCCCGCGACCGCTACCGCTCCGGCCGCGGCTCCGACGGCGTCGCCGTCGAGGAACTCGACGTGACGACGGTCCGCGAGGCCGAGCGCCACCTCGACCGGATCGGCGCGGCGGGCGCGACGCAGGGAGACCGCAGCGCCGCCGAAAGCGCCGTCATGCGAACCTACGAGCTCTCGGGGCTCGACGACCCGGCGGTCGGCGCGCTCCGCGCCGCGACCGCCGGTCCCGACCCCGTCGCCGCCGCGTTCGCGCTCGGCGACTCGGACCGCGAGCGGCGCGAGACGACCGCCTCGGCGGCCGACGGCGGCGACGGGGTCGCCGGCGACGCGTCCGCCGCCGGCCGCCGCGGGCTCCTTATCGGGACGCCGTCCGCCGTCTCGGCGGTCAGAGAGAACGTATCCGGCGTTTCGGCGGATCTCGACGCCGCTCTCGACGACATCGCCCGACACGAAAGTTAA
- a CDS encoding 6-hydroxymethylpterin diphosphokinase MptE-like protein, with translation MNFSTFEPVYEAILADFGFDRSADERAREVAADLATPFPLDRLGDWRGETVAVAGAAPCLGDEIELARDADVVVAASTAVDVLADRGVAVDCMVTDLDKNPETAAELTREGVPVVAHAHGDNVPAVREWLPRFADEWTLATTQAAPVGPVRNTGGFTDGDRAAFLADHVGAGELTFPGWEFDDPDVDPMKARKLGWAARLLRWLERRRGERFAVLDGRREPADEALEEILGEGFEGDRGDG, from the coding sequence GTGAACTTTTCGACCTTCGAACCCGTCTACGAGGCGATCCTCGCCGACTTCGGGTTCGACCGGTCCGCGGACGAGCGCGCCCGCGAGGTCGCCGCCGACCTCGCGACCCCGTTCCCCCTCGACCGCCTCGGCGACTGGCGCGGCGAGACGGTCGCCGTCGCGGGCGCGGCCCCCTGTCTCGGCGACGAGATCGAACTCGCCCGCGACGCCGACGTCGTCGTCGCCGCCTCCACCGCGGTCGACGTCCTCGCGGACCGCGGCGTCGCCGTCGACTGTATGGTGACCGACCTCGACAAGAACCCGGAGACCGCGGCGGAACTGACCCGCGAGGGCGTCCCCGTCGTCGCGCACGCCCACGGCGACAACGTGCCCGCGGTCCGCGAGTGGCTGCCGCGCTTCGCGGACGAGTGGACGCTGGCGACGACGCAGGCGGCCCCGGTCGGTCCCGTTCGCAACACCGGCGGGTTCACCGACGGTGACCGCGCCGCGTTCCTCGCCGACCACGTCGGTGCCGGCGAACTGACCTTCCCCGGGTGGGAGTTCGACGACCCCGACGTCGACCCGATGAAGGCGCGGAAGCTCGGCTGGGCCGCCCGACTGCTGCGCTGGCTCGAACGCCGCCGCGGCGAGCGGTTCGCGGTCTTGGACGGGCGACGCGAGCCGGCGGACGAGGCGCTCGAAGAAATTCTCGGCGAGGGGTTCGAGGGCGACCGCGGCGACGGCTAA
- a CDS encoding creatininase family protein has protein sequence MYLADHTWPELGDALSPGSVALVPLGSTEQHGPHLPLATDHLIAEALATAAADRSDAFRTPTINVGVSPHHRQFPGTMWVDPPEFRDYVESFSRNLAYHGIDRVVFVNAHGGNVQHLREVGRRLHEDEVAYAVEWMWDESIPELVDELFERNGPHAGPKETAMITHIAPDLVREDRLEDARDGGLVDLDDSDAVVHGARTFYDSIDNSANGAFGDPTDVTPEKSERLFEAAADQLVQLAEWIGDRDRDELFPEPRVEREDA, from the coding sequence ATGTACCTCGCGGACCACACCTGGCCGGAGCTCGGCGACGCGCTGTCTCCCGGCTCCGTCGCGCTCGTCCCGCTCGGATCGACCGAACAGCACGGCCCGCACCTCCCGCTGGCGACCGACCACCTGATCGCCGAGGCGCTCGCGACGGCGGCCGCCGACCGCTCGGACGCGTTCCGAACGCCGACGATCAACGTCGGCGTCAGCCCGCACCACCGGCAGTTCCCGGGGACGATGTGGGTCGACCCGCCCGAGTTCCGCGACTACGTCGAGTCCTTCTCCCGGAACCTCGCGTACCACGGCATCGACCGCGTAGTGTTCGTCAACGCCCACGGCGGCAACGTCCAGCACCTCCGGGAGGTCGGTCGGCGGCTCCACGAGGACGAGGTCGCGTACGCCGTCGAGTGGATGTGGGACGAGTCGATCCCGGAGCTGGTCGACGAGCTGTTCGAGCGCAACGGCCCGCACGCCGGCCCGAAGGAGACGGCCATGATCACCCACATCGCGCCCGACCTCGTCCGCGAAGATCGACTGGAGGACGCCCGCGACGGCGGCCTCGTCGACCTCGACGACTCGGACGCGGTCGTCCACGGCGCGCGCACGTTCTACGACTCGATCGACAACTCCGCGAACGGGGCGTTCGGGGACCCGACCGACGTGACCCCGGAGAAGAGCGAACGCCTGTTCGAGGCCGCCGCGGACCAGCTGGTTCAGCTGGCCGAGTGGATCGGCGACCGCGACCGCGACGAGCTGTTCCCGGAGCCGCGGGTGGAGCGCGAGGACGCTTAG
- a CDS encoding nascent polypeptide-associated complex protein — protein sequence MFGGGGMNPRKMKQMMKQMGIDVEELDAERVVIETADGDDLVFDGAQVTKMDAQGQETYQIVGSPDAVADAGGATAVEGDADDPALDDGDDADDGIPEEDIALVAQQAGVSKADAREALEDANGEPARAISNLQ from the coding sequence ATGTTCGGAGGCGGCGGCATGAACCCGCGAAAGATGAAACAGATGATGAAACAGATGGGGATCGACGTCGAGGAGCTCGACGCCGAACGGGTCGTCATCGAGACGGCCGACGGCGACGACCTCGTCTTCGACGGCGCGCAGGTCACCAAGATGGACGCGCAGGGACAGGAGACCTACCAGATCGTCGGCTCACCGGACGCGGTCGCCGACGCAGGCGGCGCGACCGCCGTCGAGGGCGACGCGGACGACCCGGCCCTCGACGACGGCGACGACGCGGACGACGGGATCCCCGAGGAGGACATCGCGCTGGTCGCCCAGCAGGCCGGCGTCTCGAAGGCGGACGCCCGAGAGGCGCTGGAGGATGCCAACGGCGAGCCGGCCCGGGCGATCTCGAACCTGCAGTGA
- a CDS encoding methyltransferase domain-containing protein produces the protein MTDAAYLLVHEDREYLLEPGEEFGTDLGVIEVPEDVAAGDEVETHLGTVFEVRALRGPDLFNHLERTGAPMMPRDVGLVMGHTGASGGDRVLDAGTGTGILAAYLGRAGADVTTYEVDPEFAEVARDNTVTAGVADRVEVRTGDLTEELDALADGEPFDALTLDTGDAPAVVERADELLAPGGRLAVYSPFVEGTREAALAAREAGFDEVETLETIQREMDFSDRGSRPSTAGVGHTGYLVFARAP, from the coding sequence GTGACGGACGCCGCGTACCTGCTCGTCCACGAGGACCGGGAGTACTTACTGGAGCCGGGCGAGGAGTTCGGCACCGACCTCGGCGTGATCGAGGTCCCCGAGGACGTCGCGGCCGGCGACGAGGTCGAGACCCACCTCGGCACCGTCTTCGAGGTCCGCGCGCTCCGCGGCCCGGATCTCTTCAACCACCTCGAACGGACCGGCGCGCCGATGATGCCCCGCGACGTGGGGCTGGTGATGGGCCACACCGGCGCGTCCGGCGGCGACCGCGTCCTCGACGCGGGCACCGGAACGGGCATCCTCGCCGCGTACCTCGGCCGCGCCGGTGCCGACGTCACCACCTACGAGGTCGACCCCGAGTTCGCCGAGGTCGCCCGCGACAACACGGTGACCGCCGGCGTCGCGGACCGCGTCGAGGTACGGACCGGCGACCTCACCGAAGAGCTGGACGCGCTCGCCGACGGCGAGCCGTTCGACGCCCTGACGCTCGACACCGGCGACGCCCCCGCCGTGGTCGAGCGCGCCGACGAACTGCTCGCGCCCGGCGGCCGCCTCGCGGTGTACTCCCCGTTCGTCGAGGGGACCCGGGAGGCGGCCCTCGCCGCGCGCGAGGCCGGCTTCGACGAGGTCGAGACGCTCGAAACGATCCAGCGCGAGATGGACTTCTCCGACCGCGGCTCGCGCCCCTCCACCGCCGGCGTGGGCCACACCGGCTACCTCGTGTTCGCGCGGGCACCCTGA
- a CDS encoding DUF5821 family protein, with the protein MVDDDSGAETAPDAASDDAVTDTAATAATNTAATSSDALAAATEVADAFPRDDDPLAEAAETALSDRSGVVAVGVPLRLLPSILAARGRSSGPPWRVACRPGVADALSRALVLGTAVAEAVETDAIRIRTGRALDHETGGTLFASSDRVDAVVGPRGDRTLATTTVDDSGAAPATGARETLDGTYAAAESRFDAATAEPVGMPSRRRLLAAAREVLDDRFADDVAAVLESLDPGAFGRTGELTDRTLLVALAARHDHLFRDLRRWVGVDGVGIAPAQEFTRDRHALVERELIESIKVPMGPGRPMFRLRAVDDALLRAQPEEVPSILEGRFALPTDADGRIRSDASRDGRRPVWERRRW; encoded by the coding sequence GTGGTCGACGACGACAGCGGGGCCGAGACCGCTCCGGACGCCGCGAGCGACGACGCCGTCACCGACACCGCCGCCACCGCCGCCACCAACACCGCCGCCACCTCCAGCGACGCGCTCGCCGCCGCGACGGAGGTCGCCGACGCTTTCCCCCGAGACGACGACCCGCTCGCCGAGGCGGCCGAGACGGCCCTCTCCGACCGCTCTGGGGTCGTCGCGGTCGGCGTGCCGCTTCGGCTGCTCCCGTCGATTCTGGCGGCCCGCGGGCGGTCGTCGGGACCGCCGTGGCGGGTCGCGTGTCGCCCGGGGGTCGCCGACGCGCTCTCTCGGGCGCTCGTCCTCGGCACCGCGGTCGCCGAGGCGGTCGAGACGGACGCGATCCGGATCCGGACCGGTCGAGCCCTCGATCACGAGACGGGCGGCACGCTGTTCGCGAGTTCGGACCGCGTCGACGCGGTCGTCGGTCCCCGGGGCGATCGGACGCTCGCGACGACGACGGTCGACGACTCCGGAGCTGCGCCCGCGACCGGCGCGCGAGAGACGCTCGACGGGACGTACGCCGCCGCCGAGTCGCGGTTCGACGCGGCGACGGCCGAGCCGGTCGGGATGCCCTCGCGGCGGCGACTGCTCGCCGCGGCGCGCGAGGTCCTCGACGACCGCTTCGCCGACGACGTGGCCGCTGTCTTGGAGTCGCTCGACCCCGGAGCGTTCGGCCGCACGGGCGAGCTCACGGACCGGACGCTGCTCGTCGCGCTCGCGGCGCGACACGACCACCTCTTCCGCGACCTCCGCCGGTGGGTCGGGGTCGACGGCGTCGGGATCGCCCCCGCACAGGAGTTCACCCGCGACCGACACGCGCTCGTCGAGCGGGAGCTGATCGAGTCGATCAAGGTGCCGATGGGACCGGGGCGGCCGATGTTCCGGCTCCGCGCGGTCGACGACGCCCTACTGCGCGCGCAACCCGAGGAGGTCCCGAGCATCCTCGAAGGGCGGTTCGCGCTGCCGACCGACGCGGACGGCCGGATCCGCAGCGACGCGAGCCGCGACGGCCGCCGACCGGTCTGGGAGCGGCGGCGGTGGTGA
- a CDS encoding aminotransferase class I/II-fold pyridoxal phosphate-dependent enzyme, translated as MTTFSDRVERISISGIREVFEAAGDDAINLGLGQPDFLTPDHARRAAVDAIESGKADAYTENKGTPSLREAIAEKHRADQGIDLDPANVIATAGGSEALHIALEAHVDAGDEVLIPDPGFVSYDALTKLTGGEPVPVPLRDDLTIDPAAIEAAITDDTAAFVVNSPGNPTGAVSSEEDVREFARIADEHDVLCVSDEVYEYTVFDGEHRSPMEFAETDNVVVVNSASKLFSMTGWRLGWVYGAEERVERMLRVHQYAQACASAPAQYAAEAALRGDRDVVEEMTASFRRRRDLLLDGFDEIGLDCPTPQGAFYAMPRVPDGFVDECLDRGVVVVPGEAFGEGGAGHARISYATDEAQLREALDVMGEAYEATR; from the coding sequence ATGACGACGTTCTCCGACAGGGTCGAGCGGATCTCGATAAGTGGGATCCGCGAGGTGTTCGAGGCGGCCGGCGACGACGCGATCAACCTCGGGCTGGGCCAGCCCGACTTCCTGACGCCGGACCACGCGCGTCGGGCCGCCGTCGACGCTATCGAGTCGGGCAAGGCGGACGCCTACACCGAGAACAAGGGGACTCCGTCGCTGCGTGAGGCGATCGCCGAGAAACACCGCGCCGATCAGGGGATCGACCTCGACCCCGCGAACGTCATCGCGACCGCCGGCGGCAGCGAGGCGCTTCACATCGCGCTGGAGGCGCACGTCGACGCGGGCGACGAGGTGCTGATCCCGGACCCGGGGTTCGTCTCCTACGACGCGCTGACGAAGCTGACCGGCGGTGAGCCGGTCCCCGTGCCGCTCCGCGACGACCTCACGATCGACCCGGCGGCGATCGAGGCGGCGATCACCGACGACACCGCGGCGTTCGTCGTGAACTCCCCCGGCAACCCCACCGGCGCGGTCTCCTCCGAGGAAGACGTCCGCGAGTTCGCGCGGATCGCCGACGAGCACGACGTGCTCTGCGTCTCCGACGAGGTGTACGAGTACACCGTCTTCGACGGCGAACACCGCTCGCCGATGGAGTTCGCCGAGACGGACAACGTCGTGGTCGTCAACTCCGCCTCGAAGCTGTTCTCGATGACCGGCTGGCGGCTCGGCTGGGTGTACGGCGCAGAGGAGCGCGTCGAGCGCATGCTCCGCGTCCACCAGTACGCGCAGGCCTGCGCGTCCGCCCCGGCGCAGTACGCCGCGGAGGCCGCGCTGCGCGGCGATCGCGACGTGGTCGAGGAGATGACCGCCTCCTTCCGGCGTCGGCGAGACCTCCTCCTCGACGGCTTCGACGAGATCGGTCTCGACTGTCCGACGCCGCAGGGAGCGTTCTACGCGATGCCCCGCGTCCCCGACGGGTTCGTCGACGAGTGTCTCGACCGCGGCGTGGTCGTCGTCCCCGGCGAGGCGTTCGGCGAGGGCGGAGCGGGCCACGCGCGGATCTCGTACGCGACCGACGAGGCGCAGCTCCGCGAGGCGCTCGACGTGATGGGCGAGGCGTACGAGGCGACGCGCTGA